The Lactuca sativa cultivar Salinas chromosome 2, Lsat_Salinas_v11, whole genome shotgun sequence genome includes a window with the following:
- the LOC111915225 gene encoding pentatricopeptide repeat-containing protein At4g31850, chloroplastic — protein sequence MAVITLCSSTIYCINPHYTTHTASDTSTSYTLSLKHSKCFTFSKNSSASSGSMVEWKKHRRKFVGICGCVIRSSLDADNLVEIRDSNMSDEEITRVLKSFSDPNEALSFFKSASELPNLVHNTDSCNYMLELLRVNRRIGDMAVVFDVMQKQIIYRNLGTYMIIFKALGVKGGIRQAPFALFQMSKCGFVLNAYSYNGLIDLLLKSGFCKEAFEVYKRMLSEKIKPSLKTYSALMVALGKRRDTGKVMGLLKDMEALGLKPNVYTFTICIRVLGRAGKIDQAFEVFKRMDMEGCGPDVVTYTVLIDALCNAGRLNWAKEMFQKMKSSSHKPDRVTYITLLDKFGDSGDLDSVQSFWMEMESDGYLADVVTFTIYIDALCKVGKINEAFATLNLMKSKGISPNLQTYNTLIRGLLRDDRLDEALELFSSLVSLGVEPTAYTYILFIDYYGKSGEPDKALETFEKMKIRGVVPNLVACNASLYSLAEVGRIGEAKKMFYELKKSGLAPDSVTYNMMMKCFSRAGKIDEAIRLLYEMMESGCDPDVIVINSLIDNLYKSGRPDEAWDLFKRMKEMNLSPTVVTYNTLLSGLRKEGKVVEAIQLFESMKEMNYLAPNTITFNTLLDCVIKNDEVDLAIKFLFEMSHGNCRPDVFTYNTIIYGLIKENRVLDAIYFFHQMKKTLNPDCVTLCTILPSIVKSGKIDSGLKIVNEFIHRVGNRPERVFWKDLIEGITNEAGIGDSVRFVERLISNGTCVNDSVMIPVIKTLCKQKKTLEAYELFVKVTKDYGIQPTLESYFPMIDGLIDDNLYEKGRDLFNGMKDSGCVPDVFTYNLLLAELSKSGRANELFDLYNEMICRGCKPNTITHNILITGLVKSNSLKRAMDLYYDLISGGFSPTPCTCGPLIDGLLKQGKFQESKDFFNEMVEYGCKPNSAIYNILMNGFGKAGMVDSACELFDKMVKEGIRPDLKSYTILVDCLCLVGRVEEAFGYFKRMKETGLDPDVISYNLMINGLGMARRIDDGLGLFDEMRARGVSPNLYTYNVLILNLGIVGRIEEVGRMYKELQVMGLEPNVFTYNALIRGYSVSGNPGRAYAIYEKMMVGGCSPNTGTFAQLPNQS from the coding sequence ATGGCTGTCATTACACTTTGCTCCTCCACAATTTACTGTATAAATCCCCACTACACTACCCATACCGCTAGTGATACTTCAACAagttatactttatcgctaaagCACTCGAAATGCTTCACATTTTCAAAGAATTCGAGTGCCTCATCAGGGTCGATGGTAGAGTGGAAGAAGCACAGGAGAAAGTTTGTGGGTATTTGTGGGTGTGTGATTAGAAGTTCATTGGATGCTGACAATTTGGTGGAAATTAGGGACAGCAACATGTCTGATGAGGAAATTACTAGGGTTCTTAAGTCATTTTCAGACCCAAATGAAGCTCTCTCTTTCTTTAAATCAGCTTCCGAGCTTCCTAATCTTGTTCATAACACGGATTCCTGTAACTATATGCTTGAATTGCTGAGGGTGAATAGGAGAATCGGGGATATGGCTGTTGTGTTCGATGTGATGCAGAAACAGATCATTTACAGGAATTTAGGTACTTACATGATTATCTTTAAAGCGCTCGGAGTTAAAGGTGGGATACGACAAGCTCCATTTGCACTTTTCCAAATGAGCAAATGTGGGTTTGTTTTGAATGCGTATTCGTATAACGGCCTGATTGATTTGCTTTTAAAATCTGGATTCTGTAAAGAGGCTTTCGAGGTTTACAAAAGAATGTTATCCGAAAAGATTAAACCAAGTCTCAAGACTTACTCTGCACTAATGGTGGCATTGGGTAAACGAAGGGACACTGGAAAAGTTATGGGGTTATTAAAAGACATGGAAGCGTTAGGTCTCAAACCAAACGTTTACACTTTCACCATATGCATCAGGGTTCTGGGTAGAGCAGGAAAGATCGATCAAGCTTttgaagttttcaaaagaatGGATATGGAAGGTTGTGGGCCCGATGTTGTCACTTACACTGTTCTAATTGATGCTCTTTGCAATGCTGGAAGACTCAATTGGGCTAAAGAAATGTTTCAAAAGATGAAATCCAGTAGTCATAAACCTGATCGTGTAACTTACATCACTTTGTTAGATAAATTCGGTGATTCTGGCGACTTGGATTCCGTTCAGTCATTCTGGATGGAGATGGAATCTGATGGTTATTTAGCAGATGTTGTCACTTTCACGATTTACATTGATGCATTATGCAAAGTCGGAAAGATCAATGAAGCATTTGCGACATTAAACCTCATGAAAAGTAAAGGGATTTCACCAAATCTGCAAACATACAACACCCTAATTCGTGGGCTTTTGAGAGATGACAGATTAGATGAAGCATTAGAGTTGTTTTCTAGCCTTGTTTCTTTAGGTGTTGAGCCTACTGCTTACACGTACATACTTTTTATCGATTATTACGGGAAATCTGGAGAACCCGATAAAGCTCTtgaaacttttgagaagatgaagaTTCGAGGGGTTGTTCCGAATCTTGTTGCTTGTAATGCATCTTTATACAGTCTTGCAGAGGTTGGGAGGATTGGGGAGGCTAAAAAGATGTTTTATGAGCTTAAAAAGAGTGGTCTTGCACCAGATTCTGTCACTTATAATATGATGATGAAGTGTTTTAGTAGAGCTGGGAAGATCGATGAAGCGATTCGGTTGCTTTACGAGATGATGGAATCGGGATGTGATCCCGATGTCATTGTCATTAATTCTTTGATTGATAATCTTTATAAGTCTGGGAGGCCGGATGAAGCTTGGGATTTGTTTAAAAGAATGAAAGAGATGAATCTTTCACCCACTGTTGTGACCTACAACACTTTGTTGTCGGGATTGAGGAAAGAAGGTAAAGTTGTTGAAGCTATTCAGTTGTTTGAAAGCATGAAGGAGATGAATTATTTGGCTCCAAACACGATTACTTTCAATACACTTCTTGATTGTGTGATCAAGAACGATGAGGTTGATTTGGCAATCAAGTTTTTGTTTGAAATGAGTCACGGGAATTGTCGGCCGGATGTTTTTACTTATAATACAATAATTTACGGATTAATTAAAGAAAACCGTGTTCTTGATGCGATATATTTCTTCCATCAAATGAAGAAAACCCTCAATCCCGACTGTGTAACTCTATGCACGATCCTCCCGAGCATCGTGAAGTCGGGAAAGATCGATTCCGGTTTAAAAATCGTCAACGAGTTTATTCATCGTGTCGGGAATAGACCTGAGAGGGTTTTCTGGAAAGATCTCATCGAGGGAATCACAAATGAGGCTGGAATTGGTGATTCCGTCCGTTTTGTGGAAAGATTGATATCTAACGGAACTTGTGTCAATGATTCGGTAATGATTCCTGTTATCAAAACTCTCTGTAAACAGAAGAAAACCCTTGAAGCTTATGAACTGTTTGTAAAGGTCACGAAAGATTACGGGATTCAACCAACACTGGAATCATACTTTCCGATGATCGACGGTCTTATCGATGACAATCTTTACGAAAAGGGCCGTGATTTGTTCAACGGAATGAAGGATTCCGGATGTGTTCCGGATGTCTTCACGTATAATTTACTGTTGGCCGAGCTTTCAAAGTCCGGGAGAGCAAACGAGCTGTTCGATTTGTATAACGAGATGATATGCCGGGGGTGTAAGCCTAACACGATCACTCATAATATTCTAATTACGGGTCTCGTGAAGTCAAACAGCTTAAAAAGGGCGATGGATTTGTATTATGATCTCATAAGTGGGGGGTTTTCGCCTACTCCTTGCACTTGTGGTCCTCTAATCGACGGTCTTTTAAAACAGGGGAAATTCCAAGAATCCAAAGATTTCTTTAACGAAATGGTGGAATACGGATGCAAACCCAACTCTGCGATTTACAACATCTTAATGAACGGATTCGGGAAGGCCGGAATGGTGGATTCCGCTTGTGAGTTATTCGATAAAATGGTGAAAGAAGGGATACGGCCGGATTTAAAGTCGTACACCATTCTTGTGGACTGTTTGTGTCTGGTTGGGCGGGTGGAGGAGGCGTTTGGGTATTTCAAGCGAATGAAGGAAACGGGTCTTGACCCGGATGTGATTTCGTACAATTTGATGATAAATGGGCTTGGAATGGCCCGCAGAATTGATGATGGGTTGGGTCTTTTTGATGAGATGCGGGCCCGCGGGGTGTCCCCGAACTTGTATACTTATAATGTGTTGATTCTTAACCTTGGAATTGTTGGAAGGATAGAGGAAGTGGGAAGGATGTATAAGGAGCTTCAGGTTATGGGTTTGGAGCCGAATGTGTTTACTTATAATGCTTTGATTCGAGGGTATAGTGTCTCCGGAAATCCCGGCCGTGCATACGCCATTTATGAGAAGATGATGGTTGGGGGTTGTAGCCCCAACACAGGGACATTTGCTCAGCTTCCTAATCAGTCTTGA